In Deinococcus radiophilus, a single window of DNA contains:
- a CDS encoding HAMP domain-containing sensor histidine kinase: MRFFPRLLLSHLLVILLAAFGIFLLAEWLAPTFYRDHVDHMTQMIATPGEAGSVLRADLEQGLRTTLTRALLASLPLAGGAALFAAWLMSRRMGRSVQLLDEGSRAIAQGDYASRLPEAGQDELSDLAHNFNVMAGTLEKVEQGRIELIGNVAHELRAPLAALQGYADAMQDGVMTSEHAARAISREVGAMDRLVRDLSLVSKVEAGKMELYSITMSPQELLEAAQERFMPFFEDKGVTLVVEVAPLPLLWADKERSLQVLANLLSNALRHTPPRGQVTVTAKTQGRAVRFMVADTGSGISGEHLPRIFERFYRADPARSRGEGGSGVGLTISRGLVEAMGGEIEVDSTPGKGSTFAFTLPLAQP, encoded by the coding sequence ATGCGCTTTTTCCCCCGTTTGCTGCTTTCACATCTACTGGTTATTCTGCTCGCTGCTTTCGGCATCTTTTTGCTGGCCGAGTGGCTGGCCCCCACCTTCTACCGAGACCATGTTGACCACATGACGCAGATGATAGCTACCCCTGGAGAAGCAGGTTCCGTGCTACGGGCTGACCTTGAACAGGGCTTACGCACCACGCTGACCCGCGCCCTGCTAGCTTCACTACCGCTGGCGGGCGGCGCGGCCCTATTTGCCGCCTGGTTGATGTCACGCCGCATGGGCCGCAGTGTACAACTGCTAGATGAAGGCAGCCGCGCCATCGCGCAGGGGGATTACGCCAGCCGTCTGCCAGAAGCAGGCCAGGATGAACTATCCGACCTGGCCCACAATTTCAATGTGATGGCAGGGACCTTGGAGAAAGTGGAGCAGGGACGCATTGAACTTATCGGCAACGTGGCCCATGAGTTGCGTGCGCCCCTGGCCGCCCTGCAAGGGTACGCCGATGCCATGCAGGATGGGGTGATGACTTCAGAACACGCCGCTAGAGCCATCAGCCGTGAAGTGGGAGCCATGGATAGGCTGGTGCGTGACTTGAGTTTGGTTTCCAAGGTCGAGGCAGGTAAGATGGAATTATATTCCATCACCATGTCGCCACAGGAATTGCTGGAAGCCGCGCAGGAGCGTTTTATGCCCTTCTTCGAAGATAAGGGGGTGACTCTAGTGGTCGAAGTAGCTCCTCTCCCCTTGCTATGGGCGGATAAGGAACGCAGTTTGCAGGTTCTAGCCAATCTGCTGAGTAATGCCCTGCGCCACACTCCACCTAGAGGCCAGGTGACGGTCACGGCCAAGACGCAGGGCCGCGCTGTCCGTTTTATGGTAGCCGATACAGGTTCCGGAATTTCTGGTGAGCATCTCCCGCGTATCTTCGAGCGCTTCTACCGCGCCGACCCGGCTCGCTCACGGGGCGAAGGGGGCAGCGGCGTTGGCCTGACCATCTCCAGAGGTCTGGTTGAAGCGATGGGTGGAGAGATAGAGGTGGAC
- a CDS encoding winged helix-turn-helix domain-containing protein produces MSQVLIVDDDPAILEILQAYLVAEGHTVLSASDGFGAREGLPRADLAIIDWMLPGVSGMDLVREARAADMQLPILMLTARGEEEDKLRGLDFGVDDYVVKPFSPREVMARVRALLRRVGVREEVSIGDLSIDLRSHTASLSGLPLELSKLEFDLLTALAQHPGMAWTRERLLERVWGSDFLGTERVVDVHITGLRKKLGDTSDNPQFIETVRGVGYRFREE; encoded by the coding sequence ATGTCCCAGGTCCTGATTGTCGACGATGATCCTGCCATTCTTGAAATTTTGCAGGCTTACCTCGTTGCAGAGGGCCACACTGTACTCAGCGCTAGTGACGGCTTTGGAGCCCGTGAAGGGCTACCACGGGCCGACCTCGCCATCATTGACTGGATGCTGCCTGGTGTTTCGGGCATGGACCTCGTCCGTGAAGCGCGGGCCGCCGATATGCAGCTTCCCATTCTAATGTTGACGGCCCGCGGCGAGGAGGAAGACAAGCTGCGGGGCCTGGACTTCGGAGTGGACGACTACGTGGTCAAACCGTTCAGCCCCCGCGAGGTGATGGCCCGTGTGCGCGCCCTGCTCAGGCGAGTGGGAGTCCGTGAAGAGGTGAGTATCGGCGATCTCTCTATAGATTTACGCTCCCACACGGCTTCCCTGAGTGGCCTGCCGCTCGAACTTTCGAAGTTGGAATTTGACCTCTTGACCGCGCTGGCGCAGCATCCTGGCATGGCGTGGACCCGTGAAAGGCTGCTTGAACGTGTCTGGGGGAGCGACTTCCTGGGAACCGAGCGCGTGGTAGATGTCCACATCACAGGTCTACGCAAGAAGCTGGGAGACACCAGCGACAATCCCCAGTTCATCGAAACGGTGCGCGGAGTCGGCTACCGCTTCCGGGAAGAATAG
- a CDS encoding DUF305 domain-containing protein, whose amino-acid sequence MKRIGMLAAAAIASGALAMTTIPNLMAGGGQPTVTTSVNAQSPMNQMPAMGQMMDHSQMHMGQQMGAGDMMSMMGGLETMSGQKLDRAFLSMMIPHHQAAVEMSQEILKTTQDAQVKAWAEGIIAAQKTEISQMTTMLQPYGGPDIGMAAEMDGMMTGMVSEIQQAKDKDAAFVKGMIPHHGSAIMMANIALLKSENPEVLALARDITRAQAQEIYDFQMYLLQ is encoded by the coding sequence ATGAAAAGAATTGGAATGTTAGCTGCTGCTGCGATTGCTTCTGGTGCCCTGGCGATGACCACCATCCCTAACCTGATGGCCGGTGGCGGCCAACCCACGGTAACGACCAGTGTCAACGCTCAATCCCCTATGAATCAGATGCCCGCTATGGGCCAGATGATGGACCACTCGCAAATGCACATGGGCCAGCAGATGGGTGCTGGCGACATGATGAGTATGATGGGCGGCCTAGAAACCATGAGCGGTCAGAAGCTGGACCGAGCCTTTCTCAGCATGATGATTCCCCACCACCAAGCCGCCGTGGAGATGAGTCAGGAAATTCTGAAAACGACTCAGGATGCACAGGTCAAAGCCTGGGCAGAAGGCATCATTGCTGCTCAGAAGACGGAAATCAGTCAAATGACCACCATGCTTCAGCCCTACGGTGGCCCTGATATCGGGATGGCGGCAGAGATGGACGGCATGATGACGGGCATGGTCAGTGAAATTCAACAGGCCAAGGACAAGGATGCGGCGTTCGTCAAGGGCATGATTCCGCACCACGGCAGCGCCATTATGATGGCCAATATCGCCTTGCTGAAGTCTGAGAATCCGGAAGTGCTGGCGCTGGCGCGTGACATCACGCGGGCACAGGCACAGGAAATCTATGACTTTCAGATGTATTTGCTCCAGTAA